In one Chelmon rostratus isolate fCheRos1 chromosome 7, fCheRos1.pri, whole genome shotgun sequence genomic region, the following are encoded:
- the LOC121609053 gene encoding cylicin-1, protein MESTLLEAPGGAGTADDQQPAATTPAGLQPPAEVAEPVDLGKVEGDESQPGGPAGAGHGQELYSFDSSLSSSDSEDEGIGKRDKKKKKLKKKKKKKDSSSSSSSSSSSSSSSSSSSSSSSSSSDSDSEDDKKKKKKKEKKKKDEQKEYVWDSVIISQAGPDGKTELQTVEGLKMSQGFSSCDDEDDKKKEKKKKKKKDKKKKKKKKKDSSSSSDSSSSDSEDEKKKKKKEKKKKKKKKKKKKKDSSSSFSDSSCSSSSSSSDSEDDKKKKKKKKKDKKKKKKKDKKKDSSSSSSSSSSDSDKDKKKKKKKKKDKKKKKDKKKVQMPILFLRNGHHVNLAGHFTFWSSVFTPSCISYEQY, encoded by the exons ATGGAGTCCACCCTCCTTGAAG CTCCAGGTGGAGCTGGCACTGCAGATGACCAGCAGCCAGCTGCGACCACTCCTGCTGGTTTGCAGCCCCCTGCAGAGGTAGCGGAGCCTGTCGACCTGGGCAAGGTGGAGGGAGATGAGAGTCAGCCCGGAGGCCCTGCAGGAGCAGGACATGGACAG GAGCTGTACTCATTTGAcagctctctgtcctcctcgGACAGTGAGGATGAGGGTATCGggaagagagacaagaagaagaagaagctgaagaagaagaagaagaagaaa GATTCCAGCTCGTCgtcttcgtcttcctcctcctcctcctcctcctcctcctcctcctcttcgtcctccaGTAGCTCTTCGGATAGTGACAGCGAG gatgacaagaagaagaagaagaaaaaggagaagaagaagaaggatgagcAGAAAGAGTACGTCTGGGACAGTGTTATCATATCTCAGGCTG GTCCCGATGGCAAAACGGAGCTGCAGACTGTCGAAGGTCTGAAGATGAGCCAG ggTTTCAGCTCATGTGATGACGAGGAtgacaagaagaaagagaagaagaagaagaagaagaaggacaagaagaagaagaagaaaaagaagaag GAttcgtcctcttcctctgacagttcatcctctgacagtgaggatgaaaagaagaagaagaaaaaggagaagaagaaaaagaaaaagaagaagaagaagaagaagaag GACTCCAGCTCTTCTTTCTCAGATAGctcctgctcttcatcatcatcctcttccgACAGCGAGGAtgataagaagaaaaagaaaaagaaaaaaaaggacaagaagaagaagaaaaagaaggacaaGAAAAAG GATTccagctcttcatcttcatcctcatcttcagaCAGTGATAaagataagaagaagaagaagaagaagaagaaggacaagaagaagaagaaagataagaagaagGTACAAATGCCTATCTTGTTTTTGAGAAATGGCCATCATGTGAACCTCGCAGGGCATTTCACTTTTTGGAGCTCAGTTTTTACACCATCATGCATCAGTTATGAACAGTATTAA
- the tp53i13 gene encoding tumor protein p53-inducible protein 13, giving the protein MPSQTTSPRLTVTVLAALWVSLGRCDVSQSPGPVCDNGKLYLGRDLPEDAVSWDCPVSSWPESAQRLHSIDTVYDPEPARQICMDRSISYNRTIPNSGAYRPVRAESGEYLYCPPQRWLNNLHHAATVLLYHPCAPLHERLLLSDLARSCLPDYIITPHPQLSKHTPVALVSWGRTLELSTVASSDVCDWLETTTPARNEFGGVSLSRMYNLLLTRSAEHQQQRAHPEDHPGNMKESVRRCCEQTISSLPNGATESNMKKESLPQIKEQGKSRLIRAAIQTNRTTLRKTGDGQSYNSMLGPSAGSPPGNRTLSDPPGPRKAPSQSNIQNINQALLGSNMSETLRTHSLGFGDPGSQKSGLTLQTAAQQPSLKHSALRNPRPSAGLDVRAEDVNSEHNHTARPEALSSKDEGTDSVGHRVEESDSKEKHNTADGAMKDGEVVDVKERELEHKQTHSDTHSRHESERTGFDSVSKFQSESPPEPQQHPPGSHDCDGCMEGEHCECNKDAGAESQAGVLNTGLPRTPRTDEAVWAAAALGFLLVLLTLSVLHTRLYRHWRTTPSLYWHDPQQDYDSVADVIRRRLRIAKRRRKRGRRQECVLLPSSSSSDEHP; this is encoded by the exons ATGCCGAGCCAAACGACTTCCCCGCGGCTGACAGTGACTGTGCTGGCCGCGCTGTGGGTCAGTTTGGGTCGGTGCGATGTCTCCCAGTCTCCGGGGCCAGTATGCGACAATGGGAAG ctCTATTTGGGTCGAGACCTGCCTGAGGATGCTGTTTCCTGGGACTGCCCTGTGTCTTCTTGGCCAGAGTCTGCTCAG AGACTTCACAGTATTGACACAGTGTATGATCCTGAG CCAGCCAGGCAGATCTGCATGGACAGATCTATTTCCTACAACCGCACCATTCCCAACAG TGGAGCTTACAGACCAGTGAGGGCAGAGAGTGGAGAGTACTTGTACTGTCCTCCTCAACGGTGGCTCAATAACTTGCAC CATGCAGCTACTGTTTTGCTCTACCATCCCTGTGCTCCTCTCCACGAGCGGCTGCTTCTGTCTGACCTGGCTCGCTCCTGTCTGCCAGACTACATCATTACCCCACATCCGCAGCTCAGTAAACACACG CCAGTAGCCTTGGTGTCCTGGGGTCGCACCTTGGAGCTGTCCACCGTGGCCTCCTCAGatgtctgtgattggctggagaCCACAACACCTGCAAGAAATGAGTTCGGTGGCGTGAGTCTGAGCAGGATGTACAACCTGCTGTTAACCCGGTCAGCCGAGCACCAGCAGCAACGTGCACATCCGGAGGATCACCCAGGAAATATGAAG GAGTCTGTGAGGCGATGCTGTGAGCAGACCATCTCTTCTCTGCCGAATGGAGCGACAGAGTCCAACATGAAGAAGGAAAGCTTGCCACAAATTAAAGAGCAAGGCAAAAGCCGGCTGATAAGAGCTGCCATACAGACCAACAGAACCACCCTCAGAAAGACAGGGGATGGCCAGAGCTACAACAGCATGCTTGGACCATCAGCAGGTTCTCCTCCAGGGAACAGGACTCTCTCAGATCCTCCTGGTCCGAGGAAAGCTCCTTCTCAGTCTAACATCCAAAATATAAATCAGGCTCTTTTGGGATCAAATATGTCTGAGACTCTCAGAACTCATTCCTTAGGATTTGGGGATCCTGGGTCTCAGAAAAGTGGGCTAACactacagacagcagcacagcagcccaGTCTTAAACACAGTGCCCTGAGAAACCCAAGACCCTCTGCTGGGTTGGATGTTCGTGCAGAAGACGTGAACAGTGAACATAACCACACTGCCAGGCCAGAAGCCCTCAGCTCCAAAGATGAAGGTACAGACTCTGTTGGACACCGCGTGGAAGAGAGTGACtccaaagagaaacacaacacagcagatgGCGCGATGAAGGATGGTGAAGTAGTAGAtgtcaaagagagagagttggaacataagcaaacacacagtgacacacactccCGCCACGAGAGTGAAAGGACCGGCTTTGATTCTGTTTCCAAATTCCAATCTGAGTCTCCACCCGAGCCACAACAACACCCGCCCGGCAGCCACGACTGTGACGGCTGCATGGAAGGCGAACACTGCGAATGCAACAAGGACGCGGGGGCAGAGTCTCAAGCTGGCGTCTTGAATACAGGGTTGCCGAGGACCCCCAGGACAGACGAAGCTGTGTGGGCGGCAGCGGCACTGGGCTTCCTGCTGGTTCTCCTGACCCTGTCGGTGCTTCACACGCGCCTGTACCGCCACTGGAGGACCACGCCAAGTCTTTACTGGCACGACCCGCAGCAGGACTATGACAGCGTAGCAG ATGTGATCCGCAGGAGGCTACGAATTGCGAAGAGGAGGCGGAAAAGGGGCAGAAGACAGGAGTGTGTTCTCCTgcccagctcctccagctcagaCGAACATCCATAG